The Lycium barbarum isolate Lr01 chromosome 12, ASM1917538v2, whole genome shotgun sequence genome includes a region encoding these proteins:
- the LOC132621748 gene encoding uncharacterized protein LOC132621748 isoform X1, translating to MENMGAEKQRLFGEFEEKGVQGICVSNHINELQYTSTISDSFVVDMERFSHIIEKDINANSRITLQRNLSRKGSFRSGDRKTNSNAANEKDTNFTASSPRASLLGGGSTPEKPMALTSIVGTSDNSISSPLTHNQITIVAGHGGATTTESKVGGRRFSFRRSSSSSNWTIDPRRILLFFATLSSMGTMLLIYFTLSIAKLNGEDNVLNE from the exons ATG GAGAATATGGGTGCTGAGAAACAAAGGTTATTTggagaatttgaagaaaagggtGTTCAGGGAATTTGTGTATCTAATCATATAAATGAATTGCAGTACACAAGCACAATATCAGATAGCTTTGTTGTGGACATGGAACGTTTTTCTCATATCATAGAGAAAGATATAAATGCCAATTCAAGAATTACT TTGCAGAGAAACCTTTCAAGAAAAGGATCATTCCGAAGCGGCGATAGGAAAACAAATTCAAATGCTGCCAACGAGAAAGACACTAACTTCACGGCAAGTTCCCCTAGAG CTTCATTGCTAGGAGGAGGTAGCACGCCAGAAAAGCCCATGGCATTGACTAGTATTGTGGGGACTAGTGATAATTCCATTTCTAGCCCACTAACACATAATCAGATCACtatagtggccggccatggcggCGCCACCACTACCGAAAGCAAAGTTGGTGGCAGGAGGTTCAGTTTCCGACGATCTTCTTCCTCTTCTAATTGGACCATTGATCCTAGGAGGATCCTTCTCTTCTTTGCTACCTT GTCAAGTATGGGAACAATGTTATTGATCTATTTTACATTATCAATTGCCAAGCTCAATGGAGAAGACAATGTTCTTAATGAATGA
- the LOC132621748 gene encoding uncharacterized protein LOC132621748 isoform X2 yields MENMGAEKQRLFGEFEEKGVQGICVSNHINELQYTSTISDSFVVDMERFSHIIEKDINANSRITRNLSRKGSFRSGDRKTNSNAANEKDTNFTASSPRASLLGGGSTPEKPMALTSIVGTSDNSISSPLTHNQITIVAGHGGATTTESKVGGRRFSFRRSSSSSNWTIDPRRILLFFATLSSMGTMLLIYFTLSIAKLNGEDNVLNE; encoded by the exons ATG GAGAATATGGGTGCTGAGAAACAAAGGTTATTTggagaatttgaagaaaagggtGTTCAGGGAATTTGTGTATCTAATCATATAAATGAATTGCAGTACACAAGCACAATATCAGATAGCTTTGTTGTGGACATGGAACGTTTTTCTCATATCATAGAGAAAGATATAAATGCCAATTCAAGAATTACT AGAAACCTTTCAAGAAAAGGATCATTCCGAAGCGGCGATAGGAAAACAAATTCAAATGCTGCCAACGAGAAAGACACTAACTTCACGGCAAGTTCCCCTAGAG CTTCATTGCTAGGAGGAGGTAGCACGCCAGAAAAGCCCATGGCATTGACTAGTATTGTGGGGACTAGTGATAATTCCATTTCTAGCCCACTAACACATAATCAGATCACtatagtggccggccatggcggCGCCACCACTACCGAAAGCAAAGTTGGTGGCAGGAGGTTCAGTTTCCGACGATCTTCTTCCTCTTCTAATTGGACCATTGATCCTAGGAGGATCCTTCTCTTCTTTGCTACCTT GTCAAGTATGGGAACAATGTTATTGATCTATTTTACATTATCAATTGCCAAGCTCAATGGAGAAGACAATGTTCTTAATGAATGA
- the LOC132621748 gene encoding uncharacterized protein LOC132621748 isoform X3, which yields MYTSTISDSFVVDMERFSHIIEKDINANSRITLQRNLSRKGSFRSGDRKTNSNAANEKDTNFTASSPRASLLGGGSTPEKPMALTSIVGTSDNSISSPLTHNQITIVAGHGGATTTESKVGGRRFSFRRSSSSSNWTIDPRRILLFFATLSSMGTMLLIYFTLSIAKLNGEDNVLNE from the exons ATG TACACAAGCACAATATCAGATAGCTTTGTTGTGGACATGGAACGTTTTTCTCATATCATAGAGAAAGATATAAATGCCAATTCAAGAATTACT TTGCAGAGAAACCTTTCAAGAAAAGGATCATTCCGAAGCGGCGATAGGAAAACAAATTCAAATGCTGCCAACGAGAAAGACACTAACTTCACGGCAAGTTCCCCTAGAG CTTCATTGCTAGGAGGAGGTAGCACGCCAGAAAAGCCCATGGCATTGACTAGTATTGTGGGGACTAGTGATAATTCCATTTCTAGCCCACTAACACATAATCAGATCACtatagtggccggccatggcggCGCCACCACTACCGAAAGCAAAGTTGGTGGCAGGAGGTTCAGTTTCCGACGATCTTCTTCCTCTTCTAATTGGACCATTGATCCTAGGAGGATCCTTCTCTTCTTTGCTACCTT GTCAAGTATGGGAACAATGTTATTGATCTATTTTACATTATCAATTGCCAAGCTCAATGGAGAAGACAATGTTCTTAATGAATGA